The DNA region GCCGCCATCGAGATGGCCAAGCGCGCCGGCTACACGGCCGTGATCTCGCACCGCTCGGGCGAAACGGAAGACTCGACCATCGCCGACATCTCGGTGGGCACCAACGCCGGCCAGATCAAGACCGGCTCGCTGTCGCGCTCCGACCGCATCGCCAAGTACAACCAGCTGCTGCGCATCGAAGAAGACCTGGGCGACATCGCCCACTACCCCGGCCGCGAAGCGTTCTACAACCTGCGCTGAGCGCCTGCACCGTCGCCATGGCCCCTGTTGCCGCGCCTTTCGCTGCCCCAGCGGCAGCGGCACGTGTGCGGCGCATGCCTGGCCTGTGCGGCGGCTCCGTCCATCCGCAGCCAGCGCCCCACAGCGGGTGCAGGCTGCGGCGTACCATGGCGGCCCCTGCCCCTGACTTCTCCTACCCATGAGCTCCCGCATCGTTCCGCTGGTCTTGCTGCTGCTGCTCGTGGGCATCCACGCCCAGCTATGGACCGGGCGCGGCAGCATCGCGCATGTGCAGGAGATGCGCGAGAAGATCGAGGCACAGCACGCCGCCAATGCCCAGGCACGCCAGGCCAACGAGCGGCTGGGCTCCGAGGTCCAGGATCTGAAGGACGGCCTGGACATGGTCGAGGAAAAGGCCCGCAGCGAACTCGGCATGGTCAAGCCCAACGAGATCTACGTGCAGGTCGCCAGCCCGCGCCGCTGAGGCACCGCTCCTGAAAAGAGAGCTGCCAGCGCTCGTCTCCATTGATTTTTCGATTGATTTGACCGGCATTTGCCCACAGGACGTGCGCTGAACGCTATTGGTTGGATAGCACGGCGGGCCTTGCAGGCGCCCCCAGCGACGCGCCGCCGCCCCGCCGGCCTTGGCACTGCACAAGCCGGCCACCCAATCCGCCCCCTTTTACGCCATGCCGCCTGACCCGAGCGTTTCCTCTGCCGCGCCCGTCCGCCACGGGCTCGCGCGCCCAGTAACGGCCGCACCCCAGGCGCTGCATGTGGCCATCGTCGGGGCCGATGAGGCGGCCTGCAGGGCGCTGGCGCAGGCGCTCGATGCCTGGGCGGCCCGCCGGGAGGGCCAGGCGTCCCTGCCGGTGACCTGGCACGCGCAGACACCGCTGCAGCGCCTGGCCCAGCAGGTGGGCGCTGCGGCCCGCTTCGGCGACGATGCCCACCAAGCAGCCCTGGCTTGCGCGGCGGACCACCGCGCCGCCTATGAATGGACCTTGCTGCTCGGCCACGAAGACGCCGCCCCGTCGCGGGCCGACGACTTCCTGCGCACGGCATTGACGCGGGCGGCCGTGCCCTTTCAAGTGCTTTACGGTCCGCCAGCCGCCCGCTTCAGCCAGGCCGCCGCGGCCATCGCCCGGCAGACCGCGCAGCGCGGTGCGGCTGCAGCAGCACCGGCCCTGTCCGCGGACCCACCCCCACCCCCTGCCGCTGCCGCTGCCGACAGTCCGCAGCGGCTGCGGGCCTGGGGATGCGAGAAATGCAGCGACCCTGCCTGCGAGCACGCGCTTTTTCAGCGACTGTTGCAATCGCGCTGAAACCTGCCACTCCAGCGCAATACCGATAATAATTCTCATTTAACATGGCGGGCTTGCTGGTCTCGTCCGTGTGTCTTCGCTCGTCTCCCACTCCCCTTTGCTGACCGCGCTGGTCCGCCACTACGAGGAACTCGTCGTCCACGTGCGCCGCGGCCCCGTGGCGCGCTGGGGCGACCGCAGCCTGGCACGCGAGGTCGTGCACGACGTGTGCACCGAGATTCTTGCAGCGCCACCCGCGCAGGCGCCCCGTGTGCCGCTGGCCTTTCTGCGGACCGTATGCACCCGCCGCGCCATCGACCGGTGCCGCCATGAAGAGCGCCAGACGTTGTGGCTGGTCCCGGCGGGCGACGCGCTCCCGCACGCACCCGCTCCACCCTCGTCCGATCCTGCGCACATCCTCCAGGGGCGCCAGCGCCTGGCATTGCTGGCCGATGCCATCCACGCCCTGCCGCCGCGCTGCCGCGATGTGTTCGTGATGCACCGCATCCACGGCGTGGCCCAGGCCGAGGTGGCCGTGCACCTGGGCATTTCGCTGAAGACCGTGGAAAAACACCTGCGCATCGGCACGGCGCTGTGCCGCACGGCCTTGGGCGAGCAACTGCATGCGCTGGAGAACCTTGCATGAGCGCCGCCGCCCAGGACGGGGTGGGCCAGGCTGCAGCCGCCCTGACGCCGCAACCGCCCCGCGCCCCCTCCGAACTGGCCTGCTCTGGCGACGCGTTGAACGACGCGCTGCAGGCCGAGCGCGACGAGTTGCGCGCGCTGTTCCCGCTGCCGGCACCGCGCTCGCCCGGCCGGCGCACCGTGCGCTCCCGCACGCGCAATGCCGGCCTCGCACTGGCCGTGATGGCCACGGCGGCCGCAGTCGTGGTGGGGCTCGACCCGGCCTGGCATACCGAACAGCATGCGACCGCGATAGGCGAGCAGCGTACCGTGGCGCTGGCCGACGGCACCCGGTTGACGCTGGACACCGCCACCGGCGTGCGCGTGCGCTGGCACCTGCGCAGCCGCCGGCTGGAACTGCTGCAGGGCCGCGCGCGTTTCGACGTCGCGCCCAGCTCGCTGCGCCCCCTGTACGTGGCAGCCGGCAGCGTGCAGGTGCGTGTGGTGGGTACGGTGTTCGATGTGCGACGCGAGGGGTATGCGCCAGGGCCGGTGCAGGATTCGGCCCGCCCCCAGGTCCGTGTGACGGTGCTGGAGGGCCGTGTACAGGTGCGCGACGCCGCCCACGCCGGCGCAGCCTGGGTGCTCGGCCCCGGCCAGCGCCTCCTGGCGGGCGGCGCGCAGCCTGCGGCGCCCGAGGCGTTCGACACCTCCCCGTCCCAGGGCGACGCCGCAG from Paracidovorax wautersii includes:
- a CDS encoding FecR domain-containing protein, with product MSAAAQDGVGQAAAALTPQPPRAPSELACSGDALNDALQAERDELRALFPLPAPRSPGRRTVRSRTRNAGLALAVMATAAAVVVGLDPAWHTEQHATAIGEQRTVALADGTRLTLDTATGVRVRWHLRSRRLELLQGRARFDVAPSSLRPLYVAAGSVQVRVVGTVFDVRREGYAPGPVQDSARPQVRVTVLEGRVQVRDAAHAGAAWVLGPGQRLLAGGAQPAAPEAFDTSPSQGDAAGGWAQGRLVFDRVPLRDALAEVQRYRSAPIRLHGDGRLAQQAVSGVFETTRTDQLLDLLPHALGARVQRRADGSVDVSR
- a CDS encoding septum formation initiator family protein; translated protein: MSSRIVPLVLLLLLVGIHAQLWTGRGSIAHVQEMREKIEAQHAANAQARQANERLGSEVQDLKDGLDMVEEKARSELGMVKPNEIYVQVASPRR
- a CDS encoding RNA polymerase sigma factor, whose translation is MSSLVSHSPLLTALVRHYEELVVHVRRGPVARWGDRSLAREVVHDVCTEILAAPPAQAPRVPLAFLRTVCTRRAIDRCRHEERQTLWLVPAGDALPHAPAPPSSDPAHILQGRQRLALLADAIHALPPRCRDVFVMHRIHGVAQAEVAVHLGISLKTVEKHLRIGTALCRTALGEQLHALENLA